From Candidatus Eremiobacterota bacterium, the proteins below share one genomic window:
- a CDS encoding GspE/PulE family protein: protein MMKKIGSKPEYEFPPLILILMRREILSNAEAVSIRKKMEEGGLPLEKVLLEYLDREVILKAREEEFGKRFKAIDIVKNRQDFEKEATDFIPREYVKKLGAICLQKRENTIAIAMVNPVDDMTIHSIEDMTGCQIKARYLCLAQDLELFFTEEKPEEQTKEPEPADRIKGPRIFEDAGNEALMTFRPIVDAIFRKGLELSASDIHIEPSKTGMRVRYRIDGILQEDREIDVILDREGRTKQLLHAIVNIIKNRSGASGKDMRLDEREKPQDGRIYIPDRDLDLRISIIPSMHGESVVVRIHYREIGSFSLDRLGFEHKDLDRFAKVIESPYGIILVSGPTGSGKTTTLYSVMQIINNPQRKTLTIEDPIEYSIEGAVQAQTNAAKNFTFDEALRVFLRHDPDIIMVGEIRDEATASMAVEASLTGHLVLSSIHANDAVTTITRLKDLSVDPRLITSTCLATLAQRLVRQNCPQCSEHFTYSTRLYNAFEKYAITYDPADIRKGKGCPKCSNTGYSGRVGLFELLIMSYEIKELILQDASLFDVTQVAASQGMKSLIEAALLKVARGVTSEEEIWRVTLAQQSA from the coding sequence ATGATGAAAAAAATCGGCTCCAAGCCTGAATATGAGTTTCCCCCCCTCATCCTCATCCTGATGCGCCGCGAGATCCTGAGCAACGCCGAGGCGGTGTCCATAAGGAAGAAGATGGAGGAAGGGGGGCTCCCCCTGGAAAAAGTCCTGCTGGAGTACCTCGACAGGGAGGTCATTCTCAAGGCCAGGGAAGAGGAGTTCGGAAAGCGCTTCAAAGCCATCGACATAGTGAAGAACCGGCAGGACTTTGAAAAGGAAGCCACCGACTTCATCCCGAGGGAATACGTGAAAAAGCTCGGCGCCATCTGTCTCCAGAAACGGGAAAACACCATTGCCATCGCCATGGTGAATCCCGTTGACGATATGACCATCCACAGCATAGAGGATATGACTGGGTGCCAGATTAAAGCCCGCTATCTCTGCCTTGCCCAGGACCTGGAGCTCTTCTTCACCGAGGAGAAGCCCGAGGAACAGACGAAGGAACCGGAGCCTGCGGACCGTATCAAAGGCCCCCGCATCTTTGAAGACGCGGGGAATGAGGCCCTCATGACCTTCCGTCCCATTGTGGACGCCATTTTCAGGAAAGGGCTCGAGCTCTCTGCCAGTGACATCCATATTGAGCCCAGCAAGACAGGGATGAGGGTGCGGTACCGCATAGACGGCATTCTCCAGGAAGACCGGGAGATAGATGTGATCCTCGACAGGGAGGGGCGCACCAAGCAGCTCCTCCATGCCATCGTCAATATCATCAAGAACCGCTCGGGGGCATCGGGAAAGGACATGCGCCTGGATGAGCGTGAAAAGCCCCAGGACGGCAGGATCTATATCCCCGACAGGGACCTTGACCTGCGCATCTCCATCATCCCGTCGATGCACGGCGAAAGCGTCGTAGTGAGGATCCATTACCGGGAGATCGGGTCATTCTCGCTGGACAGGCTCGGCTTCGAGCACAAGGACCTTGATCGCTTTGCGAAGGTCATCGAGAGCCCCTACGGGATCATCCTTGTGTCGGGCCCCACGGGGAGCGGAAAAACCACCACCCTTTACAGCGTGATGCAGATCATCAACAACCCCCAGCGCAAGACCCTCACCATCGAGGACCCCATTGAGTATTCCATCGAAGGCGCCGTGCAGGCACAGACCAATGCCGCCAAGAACTTCACCTTTGACGAGGCCCTGAGAGTCTTCCTCCGCCACGATCCCGACATCATCATGGTGGGGGAAATCCGCGACGAGGCCACGGCCTCCATGGCGGTGGAGGCCTCCCTGACGGGCCACCTGGTCCTCTCGTCAATCCATGCCAACGACGCGGTGACGACCATCACCCGCCTTAAGGACCTGAGCGTGGACCCACGCCTTATCACCTCCACATGCCTTGCCACGCTGGCCCAGCGCCTTGTTCGCCAGAACTGCCCCCAATGCAGCGAGCACTTCACCTATTCCACGCGCCTCTACAATGCCTTTGAGAAGTACGCCATCACCTACGACCCCGCCGACATAAGGAAAGGGAAGGGATGCCCCAAGTGCAGCAATACAGGCTACTCGGGAAGGGTGGGTCTCTTTGAGCTCCTTATCATGAGCTACGAGATCAAGGAGCTGATCCTCCAGGATGCCTCACTTTTCGATGTGACCCAGGTGGCCGCCTCGCAGGGGATG